Proteins encoded by one window of Lathyrus oleraceus cultivar Zhongwan6 chromosome 1, CAAS_Psat_ZW6_1.0, whole genome shotgun sequence:
- the LOC127115231 gene encoding uncharacterized protein LOC127115231 gives MVEKAHIAILLSLGDKVLRQVSKETTTSGLWVKLLRTSKVGKLLEHKSSLSGEGLSVKVKFTKRDDKFDKKKGKSQQKSYSGDVSSIQCYHCKKEGHTRKVCPERLKDRVGKDNGVAAIVQDDFDSSDALVVSSDDLSKKWIMDSRCTLHMTLNKDLFEELCDQDSGYVLLGNNKVCKIAGVGSMRFKLHDESIRLLAEVRYAPDLKRNLISLGEFDKKRYVLQGDKSILKVMKGSKEVLRGVKKQGLYTLEAEFVCGCADVASMKPLSKKEIWHMRLDHKAKDETFENLKTWKILEFCNKAFNHFCVAFSIARHETTADIKTAEKAWSGHPSDLEKLRVFGCIAYAHIRQEELEHEEILVKVEHVDADLRIPDQVKEEAQDAEHIEEVEEIVDDYLLARNTPRRVIKPPQRLGYADLIAYGLISASEVLDEEPRD, from the exons ATGGTAGAGAAAGCCCACATCGCCATcttattgagccttggtgataaggttcttcgACAGGTTTCGAAGGAGACGACAACGTCTGGATTATGGGTGAAACTtttgagaacttcaaaagttGGAAAATTGTTG GAGCACAAGTCATCTTTGAGTGGTGAAGGCTTGTCGGTTAAGGTGAAATTTACAAAGAGAGATGacaagttcgacaagaagaagggTAAAAGTCAGCAAAAGTCTTATAGTGGTGATGTGTCTAGTATTCAATGTTATCATTGTAAGAAGGAGGGTCATACAAGAAAAGTGTGCCCTGAACGCCTGAAAGATCGTGTAGGTAAGGATAATGGAGTCGCAGCCATTGTTCAAGATGATTTCGACTCATCTGATGCTCTTGTGGTTTCAAGCGATGACTTAAGTAAAAAGTGGATTATGGATTCACGTTGCACTTTGCACATGACTCTAAATAAAGACTTGTTTGAAGAACTATGTGATCAAGATAGTGGATATGTATTGCTTGGAAATAATAAAGTTTGTAAGATTGCAGGTGTTGGATCTatgagattcaagctccatgatgagtcaataaggttgttgGCTGAAGTCAGGTATGCACCTGatttgaagagaaatttgatttctcttggtgaattcgacaagaaaCGATATGTTTTGCAAGGAGATAAAAGTATTCTAAAAGTCATGAAAGGGTCGAAGGAAGTCTTAAGAGGCGTGAAGAAACAGGGAttgtatacccttgaggctgAATTTGTTTGTGGTTGTGCAGATGTTGCCTCCATGAAACCTTTGTCGAAGAAAGAAATTTGGCACATGAGATTGGACCAT AAGgctaaggatgaaacttttgagaacCTCAAAACTTGGAAAATTCTTGAATTTTGCAATAAGGCATTTAACCATTTTTGTGTAGCCTTTAGTATTGCAAGGCACGAAACTACTGCAG ATATAAAGACAGCTGAAAAAGCTTGGTCGGGACATCCATCAGATCTCGAAAAGCTTAGAGTATTTGGTTGCATAGCCTATGCTCATATTAGGCAAG AAGAGCTAGAACATGAAGAAATTCTTGTTAAGGTGGAGCATGTCGATGCTGATTTGCGTATCCCAGATCAAGTCAAAGAAGAAGCACAAGATGCTGAACATATTGAGGAAGTTGAGGAAATTGTCGATGACTACCTGTTGGCAAGAAATACGCCGAGAAGAGTCATTAAGCCACCTCAAAGACTTGGATATGCAGATCTCATAGCTTATGGCTTAATCTCTGCAAGTGAGGTTctagatgaagaacctagagactaA